The proteins below come from a single Azospirillum thiophilum genomic window:
- a CDS encoding sensor domain-containing diguanylate cyclase, with the protein MLINAKILRRMMIFVSLCILAGNSVLLYSGLRSLVDAVEWVRHSVEVRQSLSDMEAELAKSQSAKRGYILTEDTFYLQIYYSSAKEAMEEIDALRNFVSDNDEQLDNLIKLSTVLDQKFQEMSEAIRLQISGDRASAKELVRMDRDGGAMESFNAAINEIERIESQLLRERQENVDVARHAAFAALSGFIVAVALLLALLYYLATREIKQKTLASHELKLLADELHRQTEDLTRDRNEIALLNEASSFLHSCNTVAEIASAFPPFTRKLFPDRDGAVFLTAASRNRLDLLCQWGSDDAAQHFAPQQCWGLRRGQVHIHESDAAAPLCEHFGVLGGGASTLCVPLVAHGETVGLLSLWSTAGESGGVDERRIRRMADMVARQLGLTLANIRLKESLKEQTIRDAMTNAFNRRYLEVVSQKEVAKARRFSRPLAVAMIDIDHFKRFNDTQGHPAGDTALVKVSHYLQENIRESDWLFRYGGEEFLMILTDTEPQDACERLDMLRAGVEQLVMRHEGTTLPQVTISCGLAAFPAHADDFDGIVAMADEALYRAKQEGRNCVRIALEDCIAPEPAEPQPA; encoded by the coding sequence ATGCTCATCAACGCTAAAATCTTGCGACGCATGATGATCTTCGTTTCCCTTTGCATCCTCGCGGGAAACAGCGTCCTGCTTTACTCCGGCCTCAGGAGTCTTGTCGACGCTGTGGAGTGGGTGCGTCACTCCGTTGAGGTGAGGCAATCTCTCTCCGATATGGAAGCGGAATTGGCCAAATCCCAATCTGCGAAACGCGGCTATATCTTGACGGAAGATACATTTTATTTGCAGATTTATTACAGTTCGGCCAAGGAGGCGATGGAAGAAATCGACGCTTTGCGCAATTTCGTATCCGACAACGATGAACAGTTGGACAATCTGATAAAATTGTCGACTGTTCTCGATCAGAAATTCCAGGAAATGTCGGAAGCCATTCGGCTGCAGATTTCCGGCGATCGGGCAAGCGCCAAGGAATTGGTCCGAATGGACCGCGACGGCGGGGCGATGGAAAGCTTCAATGCCGCGATAAACGAAATCGAACGGATAGAAAGTCAACTTCTGCGGGAACGTCAGGAGAATGTCGATGTGGCTCGCCATGCGGCGTTCGCCGCATTGTCGGGATTCATCGTTGCCGTCGCACTGCTGCTTGCCCTTCTTTACTATCTTGCAACCAGGGAAATCAAGCAGAAGACCCTGGCGTCGCATGAACTCAAGCTATTGGCCGACGAGTTGCATCGACAGACCGAGGATCTGACCAGGGACCGGAACGAGATCGCCTTGCTCAACGAGGCCAGCAGCTTCCTGCACAGCTGCAACACGGTCGCTGAGATTGCGTCCGCATTTCCTCCTTTCACGCGTAAATTGTTTCCAGACCGGGATGGCGCCGTCTTTCTGACGGCGGCATCCAGGAACCGCCTGGATCTTCTATGTCAGTGGGGAAGCGATGACGCCGCTCAACATTTCGCCCCGCAGCAGTGCTGGGGATTGCGGCGCGGCCAGGTTCATATCCACGAATCCGACGCCGCAGCGCCGCTGTGCGAACATTTCGGCGTGCTGGGAGGCGGTGCGTCCACTCTTTGCGTGCCGCTGGTGGCCCATGGCGAGACGGTCGGCCTTCTGAGCCTGTGGAGCACCGCCGGGGAGTCCGGCGGCGTCGACGAGCGCCGCATCCGCCGGATGGCGGACATGGTCGCCCGCCAGCTCGGCCTCACCCTCGCCAACATCCGGCTCAAGGAAAGCCTCAAGGAACAGACGATCCGCGATGCGATGACCAACGCCTTCAACCGGCGCTATCTCGAGGTGGTGTCGCAGAAGGAGGTCGCCAAGGCCAGGCGCTTCTCGCGCCCGCTGGCGGTGGCGATGATCGACATCGATCATTTCAAGCGCTTCAACGACACCCAGGGGCATCCGGCCGGCGACACCGCCCTCGTCAAGGTCAGCCACTATCTCCAGGAGAACATCCGGGAGTCGGACTGGCTGTTCCGCTATGGCGGCGAGGAGTTCCTGATGATCCTGACCGATACCGAACCGCAGGACGCGTGTGAGCGGCTGGACATGCTGAGGGCCGGCGTCGAGCAGTTGGTCATGCGGCATGAGGGAACCACCCTTCCCCAGGTGACGATCTCCTGCGGGCTGGCCGCCTTCCCGGCCCATGCCGACGATTTCGACGGCAT
- a CDS encoding DUF2189 domain-containing protein: protein MANRWYMPDHRTPLADMLVVPKDVRIRTIDARSLGEALALGWRDFLAAPTQLLFLGVIYPLVGLVAARVAYGGDLLPLFYPLVAGLAFVGPLATVGIHELSRRRERGQPVSWINALDVFRSRAIWSIAALGLLMLTLYVLWLGAAQIVYDLTLGRLRPDSAGAFVDLLFTTPEGWQMIVLGNAVGLAFALATLALSVVSFPMMLDREVDWIVAMQTSVRAVMANPGPMMLWGVIVAVALALGCLPAFVGLAVVMPVLGHATWHLYRRVVG from the coding sequence ATGGCGAACCGCTGGTACATGCCCGACCACCGGACCCCGCTGGCCGATATGCTGGTGGTGCCGAAGGATGTCCGCATCCGGACCATCGATGCCCGCAGCCTGGGCGAGGCGCTGGCGCTGGGCTGGCGCGACTTCCTGGCGGCGCCGACGCAGCTGCTGTTCCTGGGCGTCATCTATCCGCTGGTCGGGCTGGTGGCGGCGCGCGTCGCCTATGGCGGCGACCTGCTGCCGCTGTTCTACCCGCTGGTCGCCGGCCTCGCCTTCGTCGGGCCGCTCGCCACCGTCGGCATCCATGAGCTGAGCCGGCGGCGGGAACGCGGACAGCCGGTCTCCTGGATCAACGCGCTCGACGTCTTCCGGTCGCGGGCGATCTGGTCGATCGCGGCGCTTGGGCTGCTGATGCTGACGCTCTATGTGCTGTGGCTGGGGGCGGCGCAGATCGTCTACGACCTGACGCTGGGCCGCCTGCGGCCGGACAGCGCCGGGGCCTTCGTCGATCTGCTGTTCACCACGCCGGAGGGCTGGCAGATGATCGTGCTGGGGAATGCCGTGGGGCTGGCCTTCGCCCTGGCGACGCTGGCGCTGAGCGTGGTGTCCTTCCCGATGATGCTGGACCGCGAGGTGGACTGGATCGTCGCGATGCAGACCTCCGTCCGCGCGGTGATGGCCAACCCCGGCCCGATGATGCTGTGGGGCGTCATCGTGGCGGTGGCGCTGGCGCTCGGCTGCCTGCCGGCCTTCGTCGGGCTGGCGGTCGTCATGCCGGTGCTGGGGCATGCAACGTGGCACCTCTACCGGCGGGTGGTGGGGTGA
- a CDS encoding CopD family protein, whose translation MTYLWLKALHIISVMVWIGGMFVAAVAVTTLSASKPLSDAPGRADILDAVRRWDRRATSPAMALAWLFGVAVAMQGGWFGSPWLMMKLVFVVALSGLHGMLSGLLRNLGRTDRPAPMSGYLPPAIIAAIVVIVLLVVLKPY comes from the coding sequence ATGACCTACCTGTGGCTGAAGGCGCTCCACATCATTTCGGTGATGGTCTGGATCGGCGGGATGTTCGTCGCGGCGGTCGCCGTGACCACCCTTTCCGCATCGAAGCCCCTGTCCGACGCGCCGGGGCGTGCCGATATCCTCGACGCCGTGCGCCGCTGGGACCGCCGGGCGACCTCGCCGGCGATGGCGCTGGCCTGGCTTTTCGGCGTGGCGGTGGCGATGCAGGGCGGCTGGTTCGGCTCGCCCTGGCTGATGATGAAGCTGGTGTTCGTCGTCGCCCTGTCCGGCCTGCACGGAATGCTGTCAGGCCTGCTGCGGAACCTTGGCCGGACCGATCGGCCTGCGCCGATGTCGGGCTATCTGCCGCCGGCGATCATCGCCGCGATCGTCGTGATCGTTCTTCTCGTGGTCTTGAAGCCATACTGA
- a CDS encoding HD domain-containing protein, whose product MSLPNAPLLDFARALDFAARRHIDQRRKGVRAEPYVNHLSEVALLVAEATHGTDPVVVIAALLHDTLEDTDASYEEIEQAFGAEVVQVVAETTDDKRMSKAERKQHQIDAAPHASTRAKLVKLADKVSNLRSMAHSPPADWSLSRKVEYFEWAHAVVAGLRGTDTRLEALFDRAYHDGLAELRGPNG is encoded by the coding sequence ATGAGCCTGCCCAATGCCCCCCTTCTCGACTTCGCCCGCGCGCTCGACTTCGCCGCGCGCCGGCACATCGACCAGCGCCGCAAGGGCGTGCGCGCCGAACCCTACGTCAACCACCTGTCGGAGGTGGCGCTGCTGGTGGCCGAGGCGACCCACGGCACCGACCCGGTGGTGGTGATCGCAGCATTGCTGCACGACACGCTGGAGGACACCGACGCCAGCTATGAGGAGATCGAGCAGGCGTTCGGGGCGGAGGTGGTGCAGGTCGTCGCCGAGACCACCGACGACAAACGCATGTCGAAGGCCGAGCGCAAGCAGCACCAGATCGACGCCGCCCCCCACGCCTCGACCCGGGCGAAGCTGGTGAAGCTGGCCGACAAGGTGTCGAACCTGCGCTCGATGGCGCACAGCCCGCCGGCCGACTGGTCGCTGTCGCGCAAGGTCGAGTATTTCGAATGGGCCCATGCGGTGGTCGCCGGATTGCGCGGCACCGACACCAGGCTGGAGGCGCTGTTCGACCGCGCCTATCATGACGGGCTGGCCGAGCTGCGCGGGCCTAACGGCTGA
- a CDS encoding [protein-PII] uridylyltransferase codes for MLSARSKTPTPPASPSDSGADAQPTAIPNKRAIISRRKLAGELEDLVAEHGTGDKLRPALIACLRRTLADGRVEVRRRFDAGGSGEQCVRENCYLADRLVGTLADFTVRFIFPTANPTSGEVFDVAATGGYGRGELAPFSDIDLLFLLPYKRTPRVEQVVEYMLYILWDLGLKVGHAVRSVDDCIRQSKADVTIRTGILESRYLWGPGKLFAELRKRYDKEVVAGTGPEFVEAKLAERDARHLKMGDSRYVLEPNLKDGKGGLRDLQTLFWIAKYLYRVEGVAELVGKKVLMPEEAQRFAKAQNFLWTARCHLHYLTGRLEDRLTFDVQTSIGAAMGYTDHAGTKGVERFMKHYFLVAKDVGDLTRIFCAALEAESKRPPKFNLLRLASVARRKDVDGFIVDGERLNARNDKQFKEQPIDMIRLFHTAQINDIDIHPAALRSITRSLTAIGPKLRNDTEANRLFLDILTGPKDPEITLRRMNEAGVLARFIPDFGRVVAQMQYDMYHVYTVDEHTLFALGILHKIASGDHADELPLSTEVIHKVVSKRALYVALLLHDIAKGRGGDHSVLGARVAEKLCPRLGLTAEETETVAWLVRWHLAMSHTAFKRDLEDDKTVRDFVALVQSPERLRLLLVLTVADIRAVGPQRWNNWKATLLRELYTRSEEVMSGGMSVEGRGRRIQAAQAALRAELTDFDDAAFEHHKGLGYPGYWLAFDAETLGHQARIVREAERQQQPLTVDTRVDRGRSVTEVTIYATDHSGLFSRLAGALAASGADIVDARIFTMTNGMALDVFSVQDAAGGGAFESGDKLARLSVMIEKVLSGQLKPLNELSTRRTAQASRTRVFHVPPRVLIDNNASTTHTVIEVNGRDRPGLLYDLTRALSSLTLQISSAKVSTFGEKAIDVFYVKDVFGLKVTHEGKLAKIRERLLSALDDPSGDAPPPAAVKRTQAKTTGA; via the coding sequence ATGCTGTCCGCCCGCTCCAAGACGCCGACGCCGCCCGCCTCTCCGTCGGATTCCGGGGCGGATGCCCAGCCGACCGCCATCCCCAACAAGCGAGCCATCATCTCCCGCCGCAAGCTGGCGGGGGAGCTTGAGGATCTGGTCGCCGAGCACGGCACCGGCGACAAGCTGCGCCCGGCGCTGATCGCCTGCCTGCGCCGGACGCTGGCCGACGGACGGGTCGAGGTGCGGCGCCGCTTCGATGCCGGCGGGTCGGGCGAGCAGTGCGTGCGCGAGAACTGCTATCTGGCCGACCGGCTGGTCGGCACGCTGGCCGACTTCACCGTGCGCTTCATCTTCCCCACCGCCAACCCGACCTCGGGCGAGGTGTTCGACGTGGCGGCGACCGGCGGCTACGGCCGCGGCGAGCTGGCGCCCTTCTCCGACATCGACCTGCTGTTCCTGCTGCCCTACAAGCGCACGCCGCGGGTAGAGCAGGTGGTCGAATACATGCTCTACATCCTGTGGGATCTGGGGCTGAAGGTCGGCCATGCCGTGCGCAGCGTCGACGACTGCATCCGCCAGTCCAAGGCCGACGTCACCATCCGCACCGGCATCCTGGAATCGCGCTATCTCTGGGGCCCCGGCAAGCTGTTCGCCGAGCTGCGCAAGCGCTACGACAAGGAGGTCGTGGCCGGAACCGGCCCCGAATTCGTCGAGGCCAAGCTGGCCGAGCGCGACGCCCGCCACCTGAAGATGGGCGACAGCCGCTATGTGCTGGAACCCAACCTGAAGGACGGCAAGGGGGGCCTGCGCGATCTCCAGACCCTGTTCTGGATCGCCAAGTATCTCTACCGGGTGGAGGGCGTCGCCGAGCTGGTCGGCAAGAAGGTGCTGATGCCGGAGGAGGCGCAGCGCTTCGCCAAGGCGCAGAACTTCCTGTGGACCGCGCGCTGCCACCTGCATTACCTGACCGGCCGGCTGGAAGACCGGCTGACCTTCGACGTCCAGACCAGCATCGGCGCCGCCATGGGCTACACCGACCATGCCGGCACCAAGGGCGTCGAGCGCTTCATGAAGCATTACTTCCTGGTCGCCAAGGATGTCGGCGACCTGACGCGCATCTTCTGCGCGGCGCTGGAGGCCGAATCCAAGCGGCCGCCCAAGTTCAACCTGCTGCGGCTGGCCTCGGTCGCCCGGCGCAAGGACGTCGACGGCTTCATCGTCGACGGCGAGCGGCTGAACGCCCGCAACGACAAGCAGTTCAAGGAACAGCCGATCGACATGATCCGCCTGTTCCACACCGCCCAGATCAACGACATCGACATCCATCCGGCGGCGCTGCGGTCCATCACCCGGTCGCTGACCGCCATCGGGCCGAAGCTGCGCAACGATACGGAAGCCAACCGGCTGTTCCTCGACATCCTGACCGGGCCGAAGGATCCGGAGATCACGCTGCGCCGGATGAACGAGGCCGGGGTGCTGGCCCGCTTCATCCCCGACTTCGGCCGGGTGGTGGCGCAGATGCAGTACGACATGTACCATGTCTACACGGTGGACGAGCACACGCTGTTCGCGCTCGGCATCCTGCACAAGATCGCGTCGGGCGACCATGCCGACGAGCTGCCGCTGTCGACCGAAGTGATCCACAAGGTGGTGTCGAAGCGGGCGCTCTATGTCGCGCTGCTGCTGCACGACATCGCCAAGGGCCGCGGCGGCGACCATTCGGTGCTGGGTGCCCGCGTCGCCGAGAAGCTGTGCCCGCGCCTGGGCCTGACCGCGGAGGAGACCGAGACGGTGGCCTGGCTGGTGCGCTGGCACCTCGCCATGTCGCACACCGCCTTCAAGCGCGACCTGGAGGACGACAAGACCGTCCGCGACTTCGTGGCGCTGGTCCAGTCGCCGGAGCGCCTGCGCCTGCTGCTGGTGCTGACGGTGGCCGACATCCGCGCGGTCGGGCCGCAGCGCTGGAACAATTGGAAGGCCACGCTGCTGCGCGAACTGTACACCCGTTCCGAAGAGGTGATGTCGGGCGGCATGTCGGTGGAGGGGCGCGGCCGGCGCATCCAGGCCGCCCAGGCCGCATTGCGGGCCGAGCTGACCGACTTCGACGACGCCGCCTTCGAGCATCACAAGGGGCTGGGCTATCCCGGCTACTGGCTTGCCTTCGATGCCGAGACGCTGGGTCATCAGGCCCGCATCGTCCGTGAGGCGGAGCGCCAGCAGCAGCCGCTGACCGTCGACACCCGTGTCGACCGCGGCCGGTCGGTGACCGAGGTGACGATCTACGCCACCGACCACAGCGGCCTGTTCTCCCGCCTTGCCGGGGCGCTGGCGGCCAGCGGCGCCGATATCGTCGACGCCCGCATCTTCACCATGACCAACGGCATGGCGCTCGACGTCTTCTCGGTGCAGGACGCGGCCGGCGGCGGTGCCTTCGAGAGCGGCGACAAGCTGGCCCGGCTGTCGGTGATGATCGAGAAGGTGCTGTCGGGCCAGTTGAAGCCGCTGAACGAGCTGTCGACCCGCCGCACCGCCCAGGCCAGCCGCACCCGCGTCTTCCATGTGCCGCCGCGCGTGCTGATCGACAACAACGCCTCCACCACCCATACGGTGATCGAGGTCAACGGGCGCGACCGTCCGGGGCTGCTCTACGATCTGACCCGGGCGCTGTCGAGCCTGACCCTGCAGATCAGCTCGGCCAAGGTCTCGACCTTCGGCGAGAAGGCGATCGACGTCTTCTATGTGAAGGACGTCTTCGGCCTGAAGGTGACGCATGAGGGCAAGCTGGCGAAAATTCGGGAGCGGCTGCTGAGCGCGCTCGACGATCCCAGCGGCGACGCCCCGCCGCCGGCTGCCGTGAAGCGGACCCAGGCCAAGACGACGGGGGCGTGA
- a CDS encoding ArsR/SmtB family transcription factor — protein sequence MTGSGDQLLGMISALANPHRLRIVATLSVMGRTYVSQLAREIGISRPLLHLHLRKLEDAGLVTSQLEVSPDGKALNFFEVAPFAIVLTPAAIAEAVPSLTATARNSDS from the coding sequence ATGACCGGCAGCGGCGATCAATTGCTCGGGATGATATCCGCGCTGGCAAATCCGCATCGCCTGCGGATCGTGGCGACACTGAGCGTCATGGGGCGGACCTATGTCAGTCAGTTGGCGCGTGAGATCGGCATCAGCCGTCCGCTTCTGCACCTCCATTTGCGCAAGCTCGAGGACGCGGGCCTCGTCACCAGCCAGCTCGAGGTCTCTCCCGATGGAAAGGCCCTCAATTTCTTCGAGGTCGCGCCGTTCGCAATCGTGCTGACGCCTGCGGCGATTGCCGAGGCGGTGCCTTCCCTGACCGCAACCGCCAGAAATTCCGACTCCTGA
- a CDS encoding DUF3817 domain-containing protein, giving the protein MSPKTDLEDRRQMLRMRTACLVEGGTLLLLLFVAVPLKHLAGFPDAVKAMGPIHGLAFLTYVWMLIRMVSAGGWSRGETIKLLVAAIVPFGALLSARTLTRRAALAPTI; this is encoded by the coding sequence ATGTCGCCGAAGACCGACCTGGAAGACCGCAGGCAGATGCTGCGGATGCGGACGGCCTGTCTTGTCGAGGGCGGCACATTGCTTCTCCTGCTTTTCGTGGCCGTGCCGCTGAAGCATCTCGCCGGCTTCCCCGATGCCGTGAAGGCGATGGGGCCGATCCACGGCCTCGCCTTCCTGACCTATGTCTGGATGCTGATCCGGATGGTGTCGGCCGGCGGCTGGTCGCGGGGCGAGACGATCAAGCTTCTCGTCGCCGCCATCGTGCCGTTCGGCGCCTTGCTCAGCGCCCGCACCCTGACCCGGCGGGCAGCGCTCGCCCCGACCATCTGA
- a CDS encoding vWA domain-containing protein, giving the protein MFTSFFFDLRKAGVPVSLTEYLTLMEAMKQGTASFRVEDFYYLSRACLVKDERNLDRFDRVFGATFKGLADDAAPDEKAAGDEVPVTDLPEEWLRRLAERFLTEEERAQVQALGGWDTLMETLAQRLAEQKGRHQGGSKWIGTAGTSPFGAYGYNPEGVRIGQSESRHRRAVKVWDRREFRNLDDRVEIGTRNIKVALRRLRKFARSGAASELDLPGTIRATAGNAGWLDLKMVPERHNTVKVLLFLDIGGSMDDHIRLVEELFSAARSEFKHLEHFYFHNCVYEGVWRDNARRHTERLSTWDVLHTYPADYKLVFVGDAAMSPYEIVYPGGSVEHWNEEAGQVWMQRLLSVYAKAVWLNPTAPQYWDYSESTRLLRGLMNGRMFPLTLEGLDGAMRELLR; this is encoded by the coding sequence ATGTTCACGAGTTTCTTCTTCGATCTGCGCAAGGCCGGCGTCCCCGTCTCGCTGACGGAGTACCTGACGCTCATGGAGGCCATGAAGCAGGGCACCGCGTCCTTCCGCGTCGAGGACTTCTATTACCTCAGTCGTGCATGTCTGGTTAAGGACGAGCGCAATCTCGACCGCTTCGACCGGGTGTTCGGGGCGACCTTCAAGGGCCTGGCCGACGATGCCGCCCCGGATGAAAAAGCCGCCGGTGACGAGGTTCCCGTCACCGACCTGCCGGAGGAGTGGCTGCGCCGGCTGGCCGAGCGTTTCCTGACCGAGGAGGAGAGGGCGCAGGTCCAGGCGCTCGGCGGCTGGGACACGCTGATGGAGACGCTGGCCCAGCGGCTGGCCGAGCAGAAGGGCCGGCACCAGGGCGGCTCCAAATGGATCGGCACGGCCGGCACCTCGCCCTTCGGCGCCTACGGCTACAACCCGGAGGGCGTGCGCATCGGCCAGAGCGAGAGCCGCCACCGCCGCGCCGTCAAGGTGTGGGACCGCCGCGAGTTCCGCAACCTGGACGACCGGGTGGAGATCGGCACCCGCAACATCAAGGTGGCGCTGCGCCGCCTGCGCAAGTTCGCCCGCAGCGGCGCGGCCAGCGAGCTGGATCTGCCCGGCACCATCCGCGCCACCGCCGGCAACGCCGGCTGGCTCGACCTGAAGATGGTGCCGGAGCGCCACAACACGGTGAAGGTGCTGCTGTTCCTCGACATCGGCGGCTCGATGGACGACCACATCCGGCTGGTGGAGGAGCTGTTCTCAGCCGCGCGCAGCGAATTCAAGCATCTGGAGCATTTCTACTTCCACAACTGCGTCTATGAGGGCGTCTGGCGCGACAACGCCCGGCGCCACACCGAGCGCCTGTCGACCTGGGACGTGCTGCACACCTATCCCGCCGACTACAAGCTGGTCTTCGTCGGCGACGCCGCCATGAGCCCCTACGAAATCGTCTATCCCGGCGGCAGCGTCGAGCATTGGAACGAGGAGGCCGGGCAGGTGTGGATGCAGCGTCTGCTGTCGGTCTATGCCAAGGCGGTGTGGCTGAACCCGACCGCGCCGCAATATTGGGACTATTCGGAAAGCACCCGCCTGCTCCGGGGCCTGATGAACGGCCGGATGTTCCCGCTGACGCTGGAGGGGTTGGACGGAGCGATGCGGGAGTTGTTGCGGTGA
- the ccoG gene encoding cytochrome c oxidase accessory protein CcoG, whose protein sequence is MSLPQENTLSRQPTPAAKPAGQPHGAPHEEPGRHWFIDRPKVYAADVRGTFRRIKWAALIALLAIYYVTPWIRWERGPGIPDQAVLVDMVGRRAYFLWIEIWPQEVYYLTGLLILGTFGIFFATTLAGRIWCGYACPQTVWTDLFMWVERKIEGPRTTRIRLDKAPMTGAKIARKTAKHAAWLGISLLTGGAWVFYFNDAPTLLGELLHGEITSGVATFIALFTFTTYFFAGWAREQICIYVCPWRSFQSAMVDEDTFLVTYEDWRGEGRAPLRKSQSWEDRQAAGLGDCIDCKQCVHVCPTGTDIREGQQISCIGCGLCVDACNDVMTQIGRPLDLVRFDTQSNQIAKIDGKPERVKLVRPRTVIYSMIMLVVACAMAIALILRPTLDVSVLRDRAPLFVALSDGSVQNAYTIKILNKTHIARDYAVTVDGLPGAHLSVVGDEKAGGGANLTLRAAADSVATYRVFVKMPAAAVKSGSTDVAVVAKDQGSGEVGRHVSVFMAP, encoded by the coding sequence ATGTCCCTTCCGCAAGAAAACACCCTCTCCCGCCAGCCGACCCCGGCGGCGAAACCGGCCGGCCAGCCGCATGGCGCGCCGCATGAGGAACCGGGACGCCATTGGTTCATCGACCGGCCCAAGGTCTATGCCGCCGATGTCCGCGGCACCTTCCGCCGGATCAAATGGGCGGCGCTGATCGCGCTGCTGGCGATCTATTACGTCACGCCCTGGATCCGCTGGGAACGGGGGCCGGGCATCCCGGACCAGGCGGTTCTGGTCGACATGGTCGGGCGCCGGGCCTATTTCCTGTGGATCGAGATCTGGCCGCAGGAGGTCTATTACCTGACCGGCCTGTTGATCCTGGGCACCTTCGGCATCTTCTTCGCCACCACGCTGGCCGGGCGCATCTGGTGCGGCTATGCCTGTCCGCAAACCGTGTGGACCGACCTGTTCATGTGGGTGGAGCGCAAGATCGAAGGCCCGCGCACCACGCGCATCCGCCTGGACAAGGCGCCGATGACAGGGGCGAAGATCGCGCGCAAGACCGCCAAGCATGCGGCGTGGCTCGGCATCTCGCTGCTGACCGGCGGCGCCTGGGTGTTCTACTTCAACGACGCGCCGACGCTGCTGGGCGAGCTGCTGCACGGCGAGATCACCAGCGGCGTCGCCACCTTCATCGCGCTGTTCACCTTCACCACATATTTCTTCGCCGGCTGGGCGCGCGAGCAGATCTGCATCTATGTCTGCCCGTGGCGCAGCTTCCAGTCGGCGATGGTCGACGAGGACACCTTCCTCGTCACCTATGAGGACTGGCGCGGCGAAGGCCGGGCGCCGCTGCGCAAGTCGCAGAGCTGGGAGGACCGGCAGGCGGCGGGGCTGGGCGACTGCATCGACTGCAAGCAGTGCGTCCATGTCTGCCCGACCGGCACCGACATCCGCGAAGGCCAGCAGATCTCCTGCATCGGCTGCGGCCTGTGCGTCGATGCCTGCAACGACGTGATGACGCAGATCGGCCGGCCGCTCGACCTCGTGCGCTTCGACACCCAGTCGAACCAGATCGCCAAGATCGACGGCAAGCCGGAACGGGTGAAGCTGGTTCGCCCGCGCACCGTCATCTATTCGATGATCATGCTGGTGGTCGCCTGCGCCATGGCGATCGCGCTGATCCTGCGGCCGACGCTGGACGTCAGCGTGCTGCGCGACCGGGCGCCGCTGTTCGTCGCCCTTTCCGACGGGTCGGTGCAGAACGCCTATACCATCAAGATCCTGAACAAGACCCACATCGCCCGCGACTATGCCGTCACGGTCGACGGCCTGCCCGGCGCCCATCTGTCGGTGGTCGGGGACGAGAAGGCCGGCGGCGGCGCCAACCTGACGCTGCGGGCAGCGGCCGATTCGGTGGCGACCTACCGCGTCTTCGTCAAGATGCCGGCGGCGGCGGTGAAGTCCGGCTCGACCGACGTGGCGGTGGTCGCCAAGGACCAGGGCAGCGGCGAGGTCGGCCGTCATGTCAGCGTGTTCATGGCACCCTGA